In Oryza brachyantha chromosome 2, ObraRS2, whole genome shotgun sequence, a single window of DNA contains:
- the LOC102716288 gene encoding putative germin-like protein 2-2, with protein sequence MATVHSLAAVALLAILCSHGTLASDADLLQDFCVVDKTSQVHANGFPCKDAKDVIADDFFFSGLHMAGNTTNKQGSNVTNVNVAQVPGLNTMGISLARVDYASNGLNTPHTHPRATEILTVLEGSLYVGFVTSNPESKLFAKVLNKGDVFVFPQGLIHFQFNHGTSNAVALVALSSQNPGVITVGNAVFGSKPSILDGILAKAFQVDKNIIDRIQAQF encoded by the exons ATGGCTACTGTTCACTCCCTTGCTGCCGTTGCCCTCTTGGCTATTTTGTGCTCTCATGGCACCTTGGCCTCTGATGCGGATCTTCTTCAGGACTTCTGCGTCGTCGACAAGACATCTCAAG TGCATGCCAATGGGTTTCCTTGCAAGGATGCCAAGGACGTAATCGCCGATGacttcttcttctccggccTCCACATGGCCGGCAACACCACCAACAAGCAGGGTTCCAACGTGACCAACGTCAACGTTGCACAAGTCCCAGGGCTCAACACCATGGGCATCTCCCTTGCCCGTGTCGACTATGCATCCAATGGCCTCAACACGCCTCACACGCACCCGCGTGCCACTGAGATTCTAACTGTTCTCGAGGGGTCTCTCTATGTTGGCTTCGTGACATCAAACCCCGAGAGTAAATTGTTCGCCAAGGTTCTTAACAAGGGTGATGTGTTTGTGTTCCCGCAAGGGTTGATCCATTTCCAGTTTAACCATGGGACAAGCAACGCAGTGGCTCTTGTCGCTTTGAGCAGCCAAAACCCTGGGGTGATAACAGTGGGAAATGCAGTTTTTGGGTCAAAGCCATCCATCTTGGATGGCATACTTGCTAAAGCATTTCAAGTGGATAAGAACATCATAGACCGTATTCAAGCTCAATTCTAG
- the LOC102716009 gene encoding LOW QUALITY PROTEIN: putative germin-like protein 2-3 (The sequence of the model RefSeq protein was modified relative to this genomic sequence to represent the inferred CDS: inserted 2 bases in 1 codon; substituted 1 base at 1 genomic stop codon): protein MAAIGFSLLLAAAALLAMWCSDHCSGGFVVASDPSPLQDLCVADRSFPVRVNSVASCKDTKDVATDDFFFSGLHVAGNATSKQGSAVTAVNVAXVPGLNTLSIFLARIDYAPYGLNPPRTHPRATEILTVLEGSLYVGFMTSNLDNKLFAKVINKGDVFVFLKGLVHFQFNYGITDAVVIATLSSQNPSVITVASXVFGLKPSISDDILAKTFQVEKTVVDQIQAQF, encoded by the exons ATGGCCGCCATTGGCTTCTCCttgctcctcgccgccgcggctctCCTGGCCATGTGGTGCTCTGATCATTGCAGCGGTGgcttcgtcgtcgcctccgatCCGAGCCCTCTGCAGGACCTGTGCGTCGCGGACAGGTCGTTCCCGGTGCGCGTCAATAGCGTCGCCAGCTGCAAGGACACCAAGGACGTCGCCACTGACGacttcttcttctccggccTCCACGTGGCCGGCAACGCCACCAGCAAGCAGGGCTCCGCCGTGACGGCGGTCAACGTCGCGTAGGTACCCGGCCTCAATACGCTCAGCATCTTTCTCGCCCGTATCGACTACGCACCCTACGGTCTCAACCCCCCTCGCACGCACCCTCGTGCCACCGAGATTCTTACTGTACTTGAGGGCTCACTCTATGTTGGGTTCATGACGTCCAACCTAGATAACAAGTTGTTCGCCAAGGTTATTAATAAGGGTGATGTGTTCGTTTTCCTTAAGGGTCTCGTTCACTTCCAATTTAACTATGGTATAACGGATGCCGTTGTTATCGCGACACTAAGTAGCCAAAACCCTAGCGTTATCACGGTAGCCAG AGTGTTTGGATTGAAGCCGTCTATCTCGGATGATATCCTTGCAAAGACATTTCAAGTAGAGAAGACAGTGGTGGACCAAATCCAAGCTCAGTTCTAA